gATATTCCACTTCTGGTGGTATGGTGCACTTCTCTTATTTGAGGCATTATTGTGACCACCTCggttttgaaaattataatGACCACGACCGCGGCCACGACCATAACTACGACCACTACCATGGCCATGATTACTTGCATTTGCTTCAGGGAATGATGCATTTGCATTTGCTTCAGGAAATGGTTTTGAGCCAGTCAGGTGGGAATGATGGTTTTTCATCAAAAGCTCAGTTGGGAATATTTTGTAAATCCATTTTCTCAGTATTGCTATTGCAGGAGCATGTTTGATGCATGAaaagttgtgaattttttcTCCAACATATCTTCATCAGTAATCGTGTCTCCACACAACCTCAATTGAGAGACAGTTTTGAACATTGCTGAGTTATACTCATTCACTATTTTGAAATCCTGCAAGCGCAGTTACATCCAATCATAACGAGCCTTTGGAAGAATTATACTCTTCTGATGGTCATACCTTTCTTCCAAATTTTTCCATAGGATAGCAGGATCCTTCACCCCAAGGTATTCAGATTTCAATCCTTCAATAAGGTGATGGCAAAGGAAAATCATAGCTTTCGAGCGATCTTGCAGGGATGCTTCATTTCCTTCCTTGATGGTATTTCCAAGATCCTTTGTATTCAAATGAATTTCAGCATCAAGGATCCATGTCAAATAGTTCTTGCCAGAAATGTCAAGTGCAACAAACTCAAGCTTCGTGAGATTTGACATTGTTGAATATGTctaaaacaatatatatatatatttcaaaattaattaattgtaaacatgaaaaattaaaatatgcctcaataataataaaaatgatcatattagtaaaaaaaataaataaatgaacatATGCATAATTAGTCACTCAAAGCTACATGTTTGAGTTCTATACATTTTAGGGCTTCAGGctctaaaataattatataacttAGAATTTCAAGTTCTAGAATTATTGGATTTCTTTGATTTAAAACTTCAAGTTTAAATCATTAGGATGTGAACTTCGAGTTCtaatgtataaataaaattcatcttTATAAAAATGCAACCGtttatttgtatattataatatataaaattatatgcATGTTACAGtgtatattaaatatataaaaaaatagagacCTTGCACAATTggttagaaaagaaaagctaaGAACATAGTAGAACCAAACTTTGAGTCATAGCATCCTTCTGTCTTATAGTTAATCAACATGTGTGAGATTATGTCTCAAAGAAACTTGATTagcgaaagaaaaaaaaaatattatagcatcaactgaaataaaataagaaattagatAAGAAAAATTATACCAAGTCTAAGCCAAGATCCTCAACTGGCAATAGAGTTATGCTGATAACATGTTGTAAAAGTGAATAGAGAAAGTATATGAAAAGTAAAAGTAGTTCTCAATAGCCTAATGCTCAAGTGTTTTATTCATCTTTAGTGCCTACTATTTATAGCCATAGGAAATACATCACCATTTACCACCCTTAAGTAGTGggttacaaaaaataataaccaaTGATAAATATGGTatttagtgcataggttacaacCCTGGAATGATAGGTATAATGATGGATATAATAGAGGACTTACAATGGCCTTATGGTGGGCACCCATAACCTTTGAGGTTACAACAGTTATTAAATCTCAATTTCTATTACAtttaaattttagattttgttGCTTCATTATTGTTTATTGGAACTGAGAAGGATAATATAGAGACCAATAACGTTAAACCTGGAAAATTTAATGGGACAAATTTTAAGAGGTGGCAAAGACAACTTAAATATTGGTTAACTGTCTTAGGGTTAGTTTCTGCCTTAGAAGATCAAACCACACCTAATAAAACTACTAAAACCACTTCTAAAACTAAGGAGAAGATGACAAAAGAAGAATTAGAATATCATTGCCATAACAGAATCCTTAGTGCTCTCTCTGATGATCTGTATGATGTTTATCAAGATACAAAAAGTTGCAAAAACTTTATGGGATGAATTAGAAGCTGAATATGGGATAGAAGATGCGGGAATATATCGTTTTACAATCTCAAACTTTAATAACTATATGATGGTTGAGAATAAAACTATAAGTGAACAAATTCATGAGTACCAAGATTTTTAAGGAAATAGAACTTAGGGTACTACGTTTAGTGAAGAGTTTAAAGTTTCTTGTCTCATTGATAAATTACCTCCAAGTTGGTTAAACTTTGCGAAAACCCTTAGGCACAAACAAGGAGATTTAACCTTAACCCAAGTATTAAACTCCCTTAGGATTGAAGAGAAACATAGATCAAGTAACAAGCCTaaggaagaaaagacaaacatgAACCTAGTGGAAAGTTCAAACAATAAGAATCGTTTCCAATCTAGAAGGAAATTTTTAACGAGGACAAACAAAAATAGCCAACCCAACCATAATCAAttcaaccaaaaccaaaatcgCCAGCACAATAGACCCCATAACAATTCCAATGGAAATATGGATTAACCATGCTTTGTTTGTGGGAGAACAAATCACTGGGCCAAAGACTGTAATTACAAGAAGACCGAGCCCTACAAGCCAAAGCCTAAGTGGAACAAAGGACAAAGGGGTCCTAAAGCCCAAGTGAATGTGTTGGCGGATCAAGATGAACCCAATCTAAGGTATAGTTTTAAGCCTCTAGTAAATGTAGCATATTTAAGTAATAGTGATTGGTGGTTAGATTCTGGGGCAAACGTACATGTGTGTTTTGACAaatgatttttcaaaaattaccaGACCTCAAGTGGAGGAAGTGTAACCCGAGAAAATGACATCGTTGCACAAGTACGTGGAATAGGAGAAGTGGAATTGAAGATGACATCTAGGAAGGCTCTAACTCTAAAGGATGTGCGACATGTTCCTGACATGAGGAGAAACCTTATCAGTGGATCGTCCTTAGTAAAACAAGGATACAAAATTGTAATAGAGTCGAATATGATTGTTATAACTAGAAACGATGTCTTTAATGGAAAAGGATAAGTTTGTGATGgattattcaaaataaatgtaGTTTTTGAAGATAATAAAATTTCTCATCAAGTTTTTAAAGTTGAGTCTTGTAATGTATAGCATGGAAGGTTAGGACATGTAAGTTTGAGCAAAATCAAAAGGTCAATGGATCTTGAGTTAATCCATAAGTCTAACGTGGACCTTAAGCACAAATGTGAAGTGTGTATTCAAGCCAAACAAACtagcactactacaaaaagtgaaaaagacgaccagaaaacaactaCGATAGATCAAAAACTCGTAGTTATGTTTGAAAAGACAACGGTAATAGAAAACCATCGTGGATGAACAACTTAAACGCTCAAAAATGGAGATTCTCATggatgttttaaaaaaacatcgcacaaaattaaaaaagcatTGTCTTATTGAAAAGGTTTTCCTTAGAGACAAACACTGAGCCCAAAAATAACGATAGTAGCTATGAAGCCACCAatgtagaaagtaaagacgacggttgTCAACAATAGCTGCCGTGTTTACTCCTAAATAAACACAACCAAATTTTCTTAGTGAGTGTCATATAATTTCAAAAGAATCCACTTTGGTATATTACAAAACTGCGCCATATTAAATCTATGTACCACGACggtaaagataaatttatcgACTTTTTATTCACAGTGTACTACGACGGTAACTAATACTCTACTGTCCGCGTAAGTTGTACTAACCATGTCGGTTTGTTCAATTAACGACGTATAATATTACTTTACCACAACGTGAATTCAAAAgtaccgtcgtatttattcacttTATACATTTGACCTTATCTGTAAACCAACATCTTaatttttattgctttttatgatttatttatgtgatttttgTAGCCTACTACAGTAGATCAACAGAATCACAAGAATTGTAAAAGCTACGATGGTTTATATTGAAAACTgtcttaaaaagaaattagaatgAAATCGTACCAGAGGGAAAGACAATATGTGATTCACCAATGTGAgagaaagacaatattttAGACGTTGACGATGTATGTGTCTTTGTGTCTTTGAGATACACAAAGGCACATACACATCAAAAATAATTTGCCTCTAAAATT
Above is a window of Prunus persica cultivar Lovell chromosome G2, Prunus_persica_NCBIv2, whole genome shotgun sequence DNA encoding:
- the LOC109947332 gene encoding uncharacterized protein LOC109947332 produces the protein MSNLTKLEFVALDISGKNYLTWILDAEIHLNTKDLGNTIKEGNEASLQDRSKAMIFLCHHLIEGLKSEYLGVKDPAILWKNLEERYVGEKIHNFSCIKHAPAIAILRKWIYKIFPTELLMKNHHSHLTGSKPFPEANANASFPEANASNHGHGSGRSYGRGRGRGHYNFQNRGGHNNASNKRSAPYHQKWNINEEKQGKGKEKETNFTDFDNIFYDFTEPLDITHLEVSDFFAESSGTFDDSYGDGNTNVGDENMKDGDDDANDGNPNID